A single window of Vibrio gazogenes DNA harbors:
- a CDS encoding capsule assembly Wzi family protein: MARNIILKLFSSYLIGLMLLFSLESEAAPWLSMDDAYLKSDLQMLADAGLISVPINSYPIRWSRLDTDLQLMHMVPLSPSLEQAYQHLSYALSQDSIGSGRKHVAFGYAHASRDDRSFAAPLTAHWQVKSSYELVEHDYAFRVAANYQRSPDKSGSEDSDYGLDDSYLALNWGNLSATFGSLQHWWGPTSIYNLAWGHTRRTVPGFNLAYDGYDWPIFGNWHVETFWGFNKTSNRNDKQWSNRFEFSPFNRLNVGLVYQKWFDKPDWDGYITGSVQPQDGEQEQYSADIRLSLPVLNVGTVVTQSLYAQGASLVNERSLGALVIGWQSQFDLGGQSLRWVAEVKQLTNDAKQQWRDMLSDRTTLIGQHNYQSVSGMDVGEAKSLKLLWITPDSWELTLQGQSYHQIDDDDDALKKLTAYVRLPLVNSRLTLGSDFMPDTKNNQTDKWNYWVHWDFRF; this comes from the coding sequence TTGGCTAGAAATATAATTCTAAAATTATTTTCATCTTATCTTATTGGTTTAATGCTGCTTTTTTCTTTGGAAAGTGAAGCTGCGCCTTGGTTATCCATGGATGATGCCTACCTTAAGTCTGATCTACAGATGCTGGCGGATGCCGGTCTTATTTCTGTGCCTATCAATTCTTATCCAATCCGTTGGTCTCGCCTTGATACCGATCTACAACTGATGCATATGGTTCCGCTCTCTCCGTCGCTTGAGCAAGCCTATCAACATCTCAGTTACGCATTAAGCCAAGATTCTATAGGGAGTGGCCGCAAGCATGTTGCTTTTGGGTATGCCCATGCGTCTCGGGACGACAGGAGTTTTGCAGCTCCATTGACCGCACACTGGCAGGTAAAATCGAGTTATGAACTTGTGGAGCACGACTATGCTTTTCGTGTCGCTGCAAACTATCAGCGCTCTCCGGATAAATCCGGTAGTGAAGACTCCGATTATGGGCTGGATGATAGCTATCTCGCATTGAATTGGGGAAATCTGAGTGCGACTTTCGGCAGTCTGCAACATTGGTGGGGCCCGACGTCGATTTATAATCTGGCTTGGGGACATACGCGTCGCACCGTGCCCGGTTTCAACTTGGCCTATGATGGCTATGACTGGCCGATATTTGGTAACTGGCATGTTGAAACATTCTGGGGATTCAATAAGACCTCAAACCGAAATGATAAGCAGTGGTCGAATCGATTTGAGTTCAGCCCTTTCAACCGACTGAATGTTGGTTTGGTATATCAGAAGTGGTTTGATAAACCCGACTGGGATGGATATATAACTGGCTCAGTTCAACCACAGGACGGTGAACAAGAGCAATACAGCGCTGATATCCGCCTGAGTTTACCTGTCTTGAACGTGGGAACAGTCGTGACTCAGAGTCTTTATGCACAGGGAGCCAGTTTGGTGAATGAGCGATCACTGGGGGCACTGGTTATTGGCTGGCAAAGTCAGTTCGATCTTGGTGGACAGTCGCTGCGTTGGGTTGCTGAGGTAAAGCAGTTAACCAATGATGCCAAGCAACAATGGCGAGACATGCTGTCTGATCGCACAACCCTGATTGGGCAACATAACTATCAGTCTGTCAGTGGCATGGATGTCGGGGAAGCAAAATCATTAAAACTCCTTTGGATCACGCCTGATAGCTGGGAATTGACATTACAAGGACAGAGTTACCATCAGATTGATGATGATGATGATGCTCTGAAAAAACTAACGGCTTATGTGCGTTTACCGTTGGTAAATAGTCGTCTGACATTGGGCTCTGATTTCATGCCGGATACCAAAAATAATCAAACCGATAAATGGAATTACTGGGTTCACTGGGACTTTCGTTTTTAA
- a CDS encoding YjbH domain-containing protein: MMKHLSGSLTWPTYTSMTLATIVFGLTPLSAYSDEFSPPSLTHSQSDFGGVGLIQMPSGRMMPEGALELNVTNNDDYINYSLSLQLFPWLETTIRYTQIHDLLYSDDASFSGDTKYTDKSADVKLSLMEESFWLPQIAVGFRDIGGTGLFDGEYIAANKQFGPLDFTLGVGWGYIGNRGNLSGDHQTSSDCGRSTGYQATTGSVSLDSMFTGCASVYGGIEYQTPFDPLVFKLEYDGNNYQSDFPVTQGKKAMPVSTPWNIGLVYSFTDWARLRLSYERGNTFTAGISLNTNLAQLRPVWIDEPRPDYHPQPKKSTLSEEEWQQLVADVQKIAGYQQVSFRQDQANKTVTLTGTQQQYRHKKEAEERAALLIANSGLDADTYKIVETANGQPLTETQINAYAFERVAKNDYPGADFDDAKTTNQPSVISGEVKAQSTRNWQFGLTPALQQSFGGSENFYLYAIGVKANSSYRMGQHVILSSSLYGNITDNYDKYKYTVPPDGTDLKRVRTLARQYYDHTFRMDSLQLTYFDHYGDNIYGQAYGGYLESMFAGAGGEIIYRPLNQNWAFGIDGNYVKQRDPDSVLGLYKEERHFDAQTARYYRVQTGTFTGHATLYWQPQFWSLFNHTLLKISAGQYLTEDKGVTVDFSKQFDSGVIAGVFAAKTNLSASEYGEGSFTKGVYISIPLDLMTIKPSVQRANISWLPLMRDGGQKLNRQYELYNMTDARSPWFTKSITE, encoded by the coding sequence ATGATGAAACATTTATCCGGTTCTTTAACCTGGCCAACTTATACCTCCATGACACTTGCAACGATTGTCTTTGGCCTGACACCGCTAAGTGCCTATTCAGACGAGTTTAGCCCACCATCACTGACTCATTCCCAATCCGATTTCGGTGGCGTGGGATTAATCCAGATGCCGAGTGGGAGAATGATGCCGGAAGGGGCGCTTGAACTGAACGTCACTAATAATGATGACTATATTAACTATTCGCTGTCTCTCCAGTTATTTCCTTGGCTGGAAACAACCATCCGCTATACCCAGATCCATGATTTACTTTATAGTGACGATGCGTCTTTTAGCGGCGACACAAAATATACCGACAAATCAGCCGATGTAAAACTCAGCCTTATGGAAGAAAGCTTTTGGCTTCCCCAAATTGCCGTCGGATTCCGAGATATTGGCGGTACTGGCCTATTTGATGGCGAATATATTGCAGCCAATAAACAGTTCGGTCCGCTTGATTTTACGCTCGGTGTGGGTTGGGGATATATCGGTAACCGAGGCAATTTATCCGGTGATCACCAAACCTCTTCCGATTGTGGCAGAAGTACCGGCTATCAGGCCACCACTGGCAGCGTTTCTCTTGATAGTATGTTCACCGGATGTGCTTCAGTCTATGGCGGCATCGAATATCAGACACCATTTGATCCCCTTGTGTTCAAACTGGAATATGATGGCAATAACTACCAAAGTGATTTTCCTGTCACTCAAGGGAAGAAAGCCATGCCTGTCTCCACCCCATGGAACATTGGTCTGGTCTATTCATTCACAGATTGGGCTCGTTTGAGACTGAGCTATGAACGTGGTAACACATTCACGGCAGGCATTTCTCTCAATACCAATCTGGCACAACTCAGACCCGTCTGGATTGACGAGCCCCGTCCGGATTACCATCCGCAACCCAAGAAAAGTACGTTGTCAGAAGAAGAGTGGCAACAACTCGTCGCTGATGTGCAAAAAATTGCTGGCTACCAACAAGTATCATTCCGGCAAGATCAAGCTAACAAGACTGTAACACTCACTGGGACTCAGCAACAATATCGTCACAAAAAAGAAGCTGAAGAACGTGCTGCATTGTTGATTGCAAACAGTGGTCTGGATGCCGATACCTATAAGATTGTTGAAACCGCAAATGGACAGCCGCTGACAGAAACACAGATCAACGCTTATGCATTTGAGCGAGTGGCGAAGAATGATTACCCGGGAGCGGATTTCGATGATGCCAAAACAACCAACCAACCCTCCGTTATCTCTGGAGAGGTGAAGGCTCAAAGCACCAGAAACTGGCAGTTTGGTCTCACACCAGCTTTACAACAATCTTTCGGCGGATCTGAGAATTTCTACCTCTATGCCATTGGGGTAAAAGCCAATAGTAGCTATCGGATGGGACAACATGTCATCCTCTCCAGTAGCTTATATGGCAACATCACCGATAACTACGATAAGTATAAGTACACCGTGCCACCAGATGGAACCGATTTAAAAAGGGTCAGAACGCTGGCACGCCAATATTATGATCACACTTTCCGTATGGACAGTCTTCAACTGACCTACTTTGATCATTACGGAGACAACATCTACGGGCAAGCCTATGGCGGTTATCTGGAATCCATGTTTGCCGGCGCCGGTGGTGAAATCATCTATCGTCCACTCAATCAGAACTGGGCTTTCGGGATTGACGGTAATTATGTCAAACAGCGCGATCCCGATAGCGTATTGGGCTTATATAAAGAAGAGCGACATTTTGATGCTCAAACCGCCCGTTACTACCGCGTTCAAACAGGAACATTTACCGGCCACGCAACTCTTTATTGGCAGCCGCAATTCTGGTCGCTCTTCAATCATACCTTGCTCAAGATCAGCGCGGGTCAGTACCTCACCGAAGATAAAGGGGTTACGGTTGATTTCTCAAAACAGTTTGATAGTGGCGTGATTGCCGGCGTATTCGCAGCGAAAACAAATCTATCTGCGTCAGAATATGGGGAAGGAAGCTTTACCAAAGGCGTGTATATTTCGATTCCGCTGGATCTGATGACCATCAAACCAAGTGTTCAGCGTGCCAATATCTCTTGGTTGCCATTGATGCGGGACGGGGGACAAAAACTCAATCGGCAGTATGAGCTTTACAATATGACCGATGCTCGCTCACCTTGGTTTACAAAATCAATTACAGAATAA
- a CDS encoding SLBB domain-containing protein, whose protein sequence is MRYILFRLIIVFFVSFSSFSSWSANFTASQLAQFKQLSPAQQQALARQYGVDLSILMASDKAEDISQPVQTIQPRYIDEQQKTTEGDTQKTAKEGEDDAAEQLVNFGYDLFSGQPSSHTPVDDLPVPNNYLIAAGDEINVQLFGSQNNSYSLNVSRDGSIQFPNLGPIHVAGQTFSELKANLTERIKKQILGIDVAISLGSLRIMQVYVAGDVYQPGAYNIPSLATVTQALIAAGGFSKSGSLRNVTVRRENKVIAQLDLYNLLLQGNNLSDIRLQSGDTVFVAAKGPSVSIRGEIRRPAVYEIKSGTTMKQLMKLAGGSKASAYLPQLQVKRYQKNGIHIHTLDLTNGKDKQFVLQDGDDITVNPISDVLKNAVIVRGAAIRQGAYAYSQGMRISDLFSSADDLAPNADLDYALIVRETGHKHGIKVLQFSLNNAINMANSSDDLVLQANDQLFVFATDLSLNEWKTESVKQQPTTSGDLFTHSEEQKEKEGMQKDSSKKRDALTGIELVDSEKPKLAVQDSDKDVQEMQNSDPASRSRLLEPLISRLQLQAVNGERAKIYEISGAVRYPGVYPLVENGSLKDAIMAAGGLLESAAKDEAELSRVISMPGTIAIHHQTFDLIKALTNPHENFLLESKDRVVVQRKTNWKTNNIVEIQGEVMHPGSYTINQGETIQDLVRRSGGLSQFAYPQGAVFSREVLRLQEEQRMKMVTNNLRQEIASLTLRRQSSAATYTSSPTEAMKVVDDLLDIPAIGRLVIDLPNILLGNAQDDVMLEDGDKLYIPPRRNTISVLGQVQIASNFTFKPGLSVEKYIGLAGGEKKQADTDRVYVIRANGAVMLPNQSHWFVRAEKSLEPGDTIVVPIDTDYLDGLSTFSTATQMMYQIGVAWNAIK, encoded by the coding sequence ATGAGATATATTCTATTCAGATTAATCATAGTTTTTTTTGTTTCCTTTAGTAGTTTTTCTTCTTGGTCTGCCAATTTCACCGCCTCACAACTTGCCCAGTTCAAGCAGCTATCACCAGCACAGCAGCAGGCATTGGCCCGGCAATATGGTGTTGATCTATCAATCTTAATGGCGTCGGATAAAGCTGAAGATATATCTCAGCCAGTACAGACGATACAGCCGAGATACATCGATGAACAACAAAAAACAACAGAGGGTGACACTCAAAAAACAGCGAAAGAAGGAGAGGATGATGCGGCTGAACAGTTAGTTAACTTTGGTTATGATTTATTCTCGGGTCAGCCTTCAAGCCATACTCCTGTTGATGATTTACCGGTTCCGAATAACTATCTGATTGCTGCCGGTGACGAAATTAATGTGCAACTGTTCGGAAGTCAAAATAATAGTTACAGTCTCAATGTCTCTCGGGATGGAAGTATTCAATTCCCCAATTTAGGTCCGATTCATGTTGCTGGACAGACATTTAGTGAGTTAAAAGCGAATCTGACTGAACGCATCAAAAAACAAATATTGGGCATTGATGTAGCTATTTCTCTTGGTTCATTACGGATCATGCAAGTTTATGTGGCAGGGGATGTATATCAACCGGGCGCCTACAATATTCCGAGTTTGGCAACCGTGACTCAGGCTCTAATTGCTGCTGGTGGATTTAGCAAAAGTGGTTCGTTGCGAAATGTCACGGTTCGTCGAGAGAATAAAGTGATCGCCCAGTTAGATTTATATAACTTACTTTTGCAAGGCAATAATCTGAGTGATATTCGTCTACAGTCGGGTGACACTGTATTTGTTGCAGCCAAAGGTCCCTCTGTCAGCATTCGGGGAGAGATTCGTCGTCCTGCCGTTTATGAAATAAAGTCGGGAACGACCATGAAGCAACTGATGAAGCTTGCCGGAGGAAGTAAAGCGAGTGCTTACTTGCCTCAGCTTCAGGTGAAGCGTTATCAGAAAAATGGGATTCATATCCATACGCTTGATTTAACCAATGGTAAAGATAAGCAATTTGTCTTGCAAGATGGTGACGATATTACGGTGAATCCAATTAGTGACGTCTTGAAAAATGCAGTAATTGTGAGAGGGGCTGCTATTCGGCAAGGCGCGTATGCATATTCTCAGGGCATGAGAATTTCAGATTTATTCTCTTCAGCGGATGATCTTGCACCGAATGCTGATCTGGATTATGCGCTCATTGTGCGTGAAACGGGGCATAAACATGGCATTAAAGTTTTACAATTCAGTCTGAATAATGCCATCAATATGGCGAACTCATCCGATGATCTTGTACTACAGGCCAATGACCAATTATTTGTTTTTGCCACGGATCTCTCCTTGAATGAATGGAAAACTGAATCCGTAAAACAACAACCAACGACATCGGGTGATTTATTTACTCATTCAGAAGAGCAGAAAGAAAAGGAGGGGATGCAGAAAGATTCCTCCAAAAAACGAGATGCATTGACAGGGATTGAACTGGTTGATAGTGAAAAACCTAAATTAGCGGTACAAGACAGCGATAAAGATGTGCAGGAAATGCAAAACAGCGATCCTGCATCTCGCTCGCGATTATTAGAACCTTTGATTAGTCGTTTACAGCTACAGGCTGTCAATGGTGAAAGAGCGAAAATTTATGAAATTAGCGGTGCTGTTCGTTACCCGGGCGTATATCCACTCGTTGAAAACGGAAGTCTAAAAGATGCCATTATGGCCGCGGGTGGATTACTGGAGTCTGCTGCTAAAGATGAGGCAGAATTATCTCGCGTTATTTCGATGCCAGGTACGATTGCGATTCATCACCAGACATTTGATTTAATCAAAGCGCTGACTAATCCCCATGAAAATTTTCTACTCGAATCGAAAGATCGGGTTGTTGTACAACGCAAAACGAACTGGAAGACCAATAATATTGTTGAGATTCAGGGAGAAGTCATGCATCCCGGAAGCTATACAATCAATCAAGGAGAGACGATTCAAGATTTAGTGAGGCGTTCTGGAGGGCTTTCCCAATTTGCCTATCCACAAGGTGCTGTCTTTAGTCGTGAGGTTCTCCGTTTACAAGAAGAGCAGCGGATGAAAATGGTGACCAATAATCTCCGACAAGAGATCGCTTCACTGACACTCCGACGTCAAAGTAGTGCTGCAACATATACCTCATCTCCGACAGAAGCGATGAAAGTTGTCGATGATTTGTTGGATATTCCTGCGATTGGACGTTTAGTTATTGATCTACCTAATATTTTATTGGGCAATGCTCAAGACGACGTCATGCTTGAAGATGGTGATAAGCTTTATATTCCTCCAAGAAGAAATACGATCTCGGTACTTGGTCAGGTACAAATCGCAAGTAACTTTACATTCAAACCTGGTCTTTCTGTCGAGAAATACATTGGCTTAGCCGGTGGGGAGAAAAAACAAGCGGATACTGATCGTGTGTATGTGATTCGAGCCAATGGTGCAGTGATGTTACCGAATCAGTCTCACTGGTTCGTTCGCGCTGAGAAATCTTTAGAGCCCGGAGACACGATTGTTGTTCCGATAGATACAGATTATCTGGACGGTTTAAGTACATTTAGTACTGCAACACAAATGATGTATCAGATAGGTGTCGCATGGAATGCAATTAAATGA
- a CDS encoding capsule biosynthesis GfcC family protein, which yields MKPWTIIFSLTLYISTGLASVSFAASTDVEIHFESSPPSHLTDHDYPRLDEVVLRALNQTGADWRMIDWFTSALYDINVEFKLKQQVFGVIAKQKTIASKRYHKSWFYWSQLRRSLESLHYAKRIFQTIDPDATRLHLSLNPKLSGNWLITLKYTPKNVLVLGGVTKPGKQTWQPRLDAKNYAQTAGLFDQTMSKVMVIQPDGKVEEHPIGYWNQTFAEIAPGAIIYVPLPVEELPVIYPNDRSQNPNDLVVELLRNRLP from the coding sequence ATGAAGCCATGGACAATTATCTTTTCTTTAACCCTATACATCAGCACTGGATTGGCATCCGTTTCATTTGCCGCATCAACTGATGTAGAAATTCACTTTGAATCGTCACCACCAAGCCACCTCACCGACCATGATTATCCCCGTCTCGATGAAGTCGTTTTACGAGCGCTGAATCAAACGGGAGCTGATTGGCGTATGATCGACTGGTTCACATCTGCCCTCTATGACATCAACGTCGAATTTAAGTTGAAACAACAAGTTTTCGGGGTCATCGCAAAACAGAAAACCATCGCCAGCAAACGCTATCATAAGTCTTGGTTCTACTGGTCACAACTCAGACGTTCTCTTGAATCTTTACATTATGCTAAACGCATTTTTCAAACAATTGACCCGGATGCAACTCGTCTCCATCTGTCCCTGAATCCCAAATTAAGCGGAAACTGGCTCATTACCCTAAAATACACACCTAAAAATGTGCTGGTTTTGGGGGGCGTCACTAAACCGGGAAAACAAACGTGGCAGCCTCGTCTGGATGCGAAAAATTATGCGCAAACTGCCGGGCTATTTGACCAAACGATGTCAAAGGTTATGGTGATCCAACCCGACGGCAAAGTAGAAGAACATCCGATAGGGTACTGGAACCAAACCTTTGCAGAAATCGCTCCAGGAGCGATTATTTATGTCCCGCTTCCGGTTGAAGAACTCCCTGTCATTTATCCCAATGATCGCAGCCAGAATCCCAACGACCTTGTTGTCGAGTTACTCAGAAACAGATTGCCATGA
- a CDS encoding NAD-dependent epimerase/dehydratase family protein, translating into MKIFVTGSSGFVGRRVTQMAHAQGWDVLTHGRTANHVQQPSIVCSLGSETDWSPVLDGVDCVVHCAARVHQMHESPEEAQHAYHDANVLGTLNLARQAAKAGVKRLVFISSIKVNGEWTKEGHPFLPILDGKPEDPYGISKYQAEVGLWQLADETGLEVVVIRPPLVYGPGVKANFLAMMNWVEKAIPLPFGGIAAQRSLVYLDNLADLIITCCTHQAATGRTFLVSDDHDIAISQLLRLLAKVMNVPSRLIPIPPQFLLWGLSLFGKRAVGQRLCYPLQLDICATKETLGWAPPVSLEDGLKQTVLAYQQQKEQQ; encoded by the coding sequence GTGAAAATCTTTGTTACTGGTAGCTCTGGTTTTGTTGGAAGACGTGTCACACAAATGGCTCATGCTCAAGGGTGGGATGTGTTAACGCACGGCAGAACTGCAAATCATGTGCAGCAACCGTCAATAGTTTGTTCACTAGGATCAGAGACTGATTGGAGTCCGGTTCTTGATGGTGTTGATTGTGTGGTGCACTGTGCTGCCAGAGTGCATCAAATGCATGAATCTCCCGAAGAAGCGCAACATGCTTATCATGATGCCAATGTGCTGGGGACACTTAATCTGGCCCGTCAGGCTGCAAAGGCGGGTGTAAAGCGGTTGGTATTTATTAGTTCAATTAAGGTCAACGGTGAGTGGACGAAAGAAGGGCACCCTTTTTTACCGATATTAGATGGGAAGCCTGAAGACCCCTACGGTATCAGTAAATATCAGGCCGAAGTCGGTTTATGGCAGTTAGCCGATGAAACCGGACTGGAAGTCGTTGTGATTCGTCCGCCACTGGTTTACGGGCCTGGGGTCAAAGCCAATTTTTTAGCGATGATGAATTGGGTCGAGAAAGCGATACCACTCCCGTTCGGGGGGATTGCAGCACAAAGAAGCTTGGTTTATCTCGATAATCTGGCTGATCTCATCATCACGTGTTGTACGCATCAGGCTGCGACAGGGCGTACCTTTCTTGTTTCTGATGACCACGATATCGCCATTTCCCAGCTCTTACGTCTTCTCGCGAAAGTCATGAATGTGCCGTCCCGGCTAATACCGATTCCCCCTCAGTTTTTGTTGTGGGGACTATCATTATTCGGGAAACGGGCAGTGGGTCAACGGTTATGTTATCCTTTGCAACTTGATATTTGTGCAACCAAAGAGACGTTGGGTTGGGCGCCGCCAGTCTCGCTGGAAGACGGTCTTAAACAAACGGTTCTGGCATATCAACAGCAGAAAGAGCAACAATGA
- a CDS encoding acetyltransferase, whose protein sequence is MHYDVFNGDADGIIALLQLRLSTPKEHRLITGVKRDIKLLEQVVTRRDATSVTVLDISMMKNIEPLQQLLTQRIPVFYCDHHQSGTIPDSEYLETLINLDAETCTSLLINQQLKGKFVHWAIAGAFGDNLHHHARSIANREGLSPEDTDFLCELGTLINYNGYGATLDDLHMPPAELFQQLLNYPSPFMLREDPESPYYLLQQGYADDYAQVTRLIPLTENQSCRIFELPSAAWARRISGVFGNELANQRPELAHAVLTLNENQQDYTVSVRAPLKNRTGADDVCSLFATGGGRKAAAGINALPCDQKSHFIDALTQYYQSL, encoded by the coding sequence ATGCACTATGACGTATTTAACGGTGATGCGGATGGTATTATTGCGTTGCTGCAATTGCGTCTGAGTACACCAAAAGAACATCGGTTGATTACTGGTGTTAAGAGAGATATCAAACTGTTAGAACAAGTCGTCACACGAAGAGATGCCACTTCGGTGACCGTACTCGATATCTCAATGATGAAGAACATTGAGCCATTACAACAACTTCTCACACAACGCATCCCTGTTTTCTACTGTGACCATCACCAAAGCGGTACTATCCCTGATTCAGAATATCTGGAAACACTGATCAATTTAGATGCTGAAACGTGTACCAGCTTGCTCATTAATCAACAACTCAAAGGAAAATTTGTTCATTGGGCAATTGCCGGGGCTTTCGGTGACAATCTTCATCACCACGCTCGATCAATCGCAAATCGTGAAGGGTTATCACCGGAAGATACCGATTTTCTCTGTGAACTCGGGACATTAATCAACTACAACGGTTATGGTGCAACCTTAGATGATCTTCATATGCCACCAGCAGAGCTTTTTCAACAACTGCTCAACTATCCCAGCCCGTTCATGCTAAGAGAAGATCCGGAATCTCCTTATTATCTCTTGCAGCAAGGCTATGCGGATGACTATGCTCAGGTGACGCGTCTCATCCCATTAACTGAAAATCAGTCATGTCGAATCTTTGAACTTCCCAGTGCAGCTTGGGCACGACGGATTAGTGGCGTGTTTGGCAATGAATTGGCAAATCAGCGCCCCGAGCTGGCACACGCAGTATTAACCCTCAATGAAAACCAGCAGGATTATACCGTCAGTGTTCGGGCACCTTTAAAAAACCGGACCGGTGCTGATGATGTGTGTAGTTTGTTTGCAACAGGCGGCGGACGCAAAGCCGCAGCCGGTATCAATGCCCTGCCCTGCGACCAAAAATCTCACTTTATTGATGCGCTGACCCAGTATTATCAGTCACTGTAA
- a CDS encoding YjbF family lipoprotein, with translation MTKFLRFSHYCYLLSFTSLLLLVGCSQNAQDLSDTIQSALWGPDDHSITPDKVAQIPYASVYVRMGENPLALMILTWVETTHSPEHPTIFKWLSTDREMLVTQAGRVIKTVSLKGGNLIHIESNHTDPLVLGLQKDTTPRTWQYKITWSPGYHTGYQALSTFTVGDVENKHLPNGAQALLHVVEQVDIPQIKQRYQNNYWISPHSGEVIASEQYIFPGSEKLTLSLGKRYVGDNHG, from the coding sequence ATGACAAAATTCTTGCGTTTTTCTCATTATTGTTACTTATTATCTTTCACATCATTACTCTTACTTGTCGGATGCTCTCAAAATGCTCAGGATCTGTCTGATACCATCCAATCTGCTTTATGGGGACCGGATGATCATTCAATTACGCCCGACAAAGTTGCCCAAATTCCTTATGCAAGTGTGTACGTCAGGATGGGAGAAAATCCACTTGCGTTGATGATTCTCACATGGGTCGAAACAACACACTCACCAGAACATCCGACGATTTTCAAATGGCTATCGACCGATCGTGAGATGCTGGTAACACAAGCGGGTAGAGTAATTAAAACTGTCAGTCTAAAAGGAGGGAATCTCATTCATATTGAGTCGAACCATACTGATCCTCTGGTATTAGGACTACAAAAAGACACAACCCCTCGCACGTGGCAATATAAAATAACTTGGTCTCCGGGATATCACACAGGTTATCAAGCACTATCTACCTTTACGGTGGGAGATGTAGAAAACAAACATCTGCCCAATGGGGCCCAAGCTCTGCTTCATGTTGTTGAACAGGTCGATATTCCCCAGATAAAACAGCGATATCAAAATAACTATTGGATCAGTCCTCACTCGGGTGAGGTGATTGCCAGTGAGCAGTACATTTTCCCGGGTTCAGAAAAACTGACTCTTTCTCTCGGCAAGCGTTACGTGGGAGACAATCACGGATGA
- a CDS encoding sugar transferase gives MIRLLDFIFALLGLAILWPVMLCVCIAGYFDTKSPIFTQTRVGRYQKPFTLIKFRTMPPDTQSVATHLVGSASVTKFGSFLRKTKIDELPQLINVLKGEMSLVGPRPCLFNQTQLIEARENRGVFNVLPGITGLAQVNEVDMSTPELLAEMDQNMIQTMNIRHYFLYIIQTVSGKGSGDRV, from the coding sequence ATGATTAGATTACTAGATTTTATTTTTGCACTACTTGGGCTTGCGATTCTGTGGCCAGTCATGTTGTGTGTTTGTATTGCGGGATATTTTGATACCAAGAGTCCGATTTTTACCCAAACTCGGGTTGGTCGGTATCAAAAGCCATTTACACTGATTAAGTTTAGGACCATGCCGCCTGATACTCAGTCTGTTGCGACACATCTGGTCGGTTCCGCTTCGGTAACAAAGTTCGGTTCATTTTTAAGAAAAACCAAGATCGACGAGTTACCGCAGCTCATCAATGTGCTGAAAGGGGAGATGAGTTTGGTCGGTCCAAGACCTTGCTTGTTTAATCAGACTCAACTGATTGAAGCAAGGGAAAATCGGGGTGTGTTTAATGTGCTTCCTGGCATTACCGGATTAGCGCAAGTCAATGAGGTTGACATGTCTACACCTGAATTGCTGGCTGAGATGGACCAGAACATGATTCAGACCATGAATATCCGGCACTATTTCTTATACATTATCCAGACAGTTTCTGGTAAAGGAAGCGGGGATAGGGTCTGA